The following proteins come from a genomic window of Campylobacter concisus:
- a CDS encoding replication-associated recombination protein A, translating into MFRPKSLDEICGQKAVKAAFLKFIASSKIPHSIFYGPAGCGKTSFARAVASGANYDFYEFDGGNLKIDDFRKILKNYENALNKPLFFIDEIHRLSKTQQEALLIPMENYKALVIGASTENPFFTLSSGIRSRSMLFEFRPLSSGDFEELLSKIREQISFSIDEEAKEYLFKSSGGDARAMLNLLEFAITLDENVSIENLKTLRQNALKEGAKEDDTHYELASAFIKSLRGSDENAVIYYLARLIDSGESADFIARRMAIFASEDIGNANPNALNLAASTLSVVKEIGFPEARIILAQCAVYLASSPKSNSSYNAINAALRYVQSEEILKIPPYLKNHTKESKDYLYPHDFGGWVEQKYLEKPLVFYKSKGIGFEKTLNEWLEKIKFKG; encoded by the coding sequence ATGTTTAGACCAAAAAGCTTGGATGAAATTTGCGGACAAAAGGCGGTTAAAGCGGCATTTTTAAAATTTATAGCCTCTAGCAAAATCCCACACTCCATCTTTTATGGTCCAGCAGGCTGTGGCAAGACGAGCTTTGCAAGGGCTGTGGCGAGTGGGGCAAACTACGACTTTTATGAGTTTGATGGCGGAAATTTAAAGATAGATGACTTTCGCAAAATTTTAAAAAACTATGAAAACGCTCTAAATAAACCGCTCTTTTTTATAGATGAGATCCACCGCCTAAGCAAAACCCAACAAGAAGCACTGCTCATCCCCATGGAAAACTACAAAGCCCTAGTTATCGGCGCTAGTACGGAAAATCCCTTTTTCACGCTAAGCTCAGGCATCAGAAGTCGCTCAATGCTCTTTGAGTTTAGACCGCTTAGCAGTGGCGATTTTGAGGAGCTGCTTAGCAAGATCAGAGAGCAAATTTCATTTAGCATTGACGAGGAGGCGAAGGAGTATCTTTTTAAAAGTAGCGGCGGTGACGCAAGAGCTATGCTAAATTTACTAGAATTTGCCATCACGCTTGATGAAAATGTGAGCATAGAAAATTTAAAAACACTTCGCCAAAACGCCCTAAAAGAGGGGGCAAAAGAGGACGACACGCACTACGAGCTAGCAAGTGCTTTTATAAAAAGTCTGCGCGGAAGCGACGAAAACGCCGTAATCTACTATCTCGCAAGGCTCATAGACTCTGGCGAGAGTGCGGACTTCATCGCTAGAAGGATGGCGATATTTGCCAGCGAAGACATCGGCAACGCAAACCCAAATGCGCTAAATTTAGCCGCAAGCACGCTTAGCGTCGTAAAAGAGATAGGCTTTCCAGAGGCTAGGATCATACTGGCTCAGTGCGCCGTCTATCTAGCCAGCTCGCCAAAGTCAAACTCCAGCTACAACGCGATAAATGCCGCCCTAAGATACGTGCAAAGCGAAGAAATTTTAAAGATCCCGCCATATCTAAAAAATCACACAAAAGAGAGCAAAGACTACCTTTATCCGCATGATTTTGGCGGCTGGGTCGAGCAAAAATACCTAGAAAAACCGCTCGTTTTTTACAAAAGCAAGGGCATAGGCTTTGAAAAAACGCTAAATGAGTGGCTAGAGAAAATAAAATTCAAGGGTTAA
- a CDS encoding alanine/glycine:cation symporter family protein has protein sequence MPTNFAEILNNCVESINSFLWGPYFLITLLCGTGLFFTIRLGFVQIFKFKMGLRELFGNFSLHGEAAGKAGMSQFQAVATAIAAQVGTGNLVGATTALIMGGPGAIFWMWCAAFLGMATNFAEICLAQIYRTKDDSGHTIGGPAFYISRGLKGKWAKFLAGFFAIAIIIALGFIGNMVQANSISDGFNGAFGIPQWLTGAFLAIVCAIIFIGGVKAIARVAEKIVPIMALLYVGVGLAIIFLNFQQIPEAVSLIFRAAFDPSAAWGGATGASIAAAMRYGIARGLFSNEAGMGSTPHAHAAANVKHPVDQAVLGIMSVFVDTFIVLNITVFVVLTANVVSFENGKAVFTGITLVQEAFSSHIFGKAGGYGFVAICLFFFAFTTILGWYYFAEINVRYLLGAKAVRAFQILVVVFVFLGSLQKVDFVWSLADMFNGLMVVPNLIAIILLSPVVARLLKDHDAGKEYDVKDYLK, from the coding sequence ATGCCTACAAATTTTGCTGAAATTTTAAATAATTGTGTTGAGAGTATAAATTCATTTCTTTGGGGTCCATACTTCCTTATTACCCTACTTTGCGGCACTGGACTATTTTTTACTATTAGGCTTGGGTTTGTTCAAATTTTTAAGTTTAAAATGGGACTAAGAGAGCTTTTTGGGAATTTCTCACTTCATGGCGAAGCTGCTGGCAAGGCTGGTATGAGCCAGTTTCAAGCAGTTGCAACCGCAATCGCCGCACAAGTTGGCACTGGCAATCTAGTAGGTGCGACGACAGCTCTTATCATGGGCGGTCCTGGAGCCATATTTTGGATGTGGTGCGCGGCCTTTTTGGGCATGGCTACAAATTTTGCTGAAATTTGCCTCGCTCAAATTTATCGCACTAAAGATGACAGCGGCCACACAATAGGCGGTCCTGCATTTTATATAAGCCGCGGTTTAAAGGGAAAATGGGCGAAATTTTTAGCTGGATTTTTCGCTATCGCTATCATCATCGCACTTGGCTTTATCGGCAACATGGTTCAAGCAAACTCCATATCTGACGGCTTTAACGGCGCTTTTGGTATACCGCAGTGGCTAACTGGAGCCTTTTTGGCGATAGTTTGTGCAATCATCTTCATAGGTGGCGTAAAAGCGATCGCAAGAGTAGCTGAAAAGATCGTGCCTATCATGGCTCTACTTTACGTAGGAGTGGGGTTAGCTATTATATTTTTAAATTTCCAGCAAATCCCAGAAGCGGTCTCGCTTATTTTTAGAGCCGCATTTGATCCTTCAGCAGCTTGGGGTGGAGCGACTGGAGCCAGCATAGCAGCTGCCATGAGATACGGCATCGCAAGGGGTCTTTTTAGTAACGAGGCTGGCATGGGCTCAACTCCGCACGCACACGCTGCTGCAAACGTCAAACACCCGGTCGATCAAGCCGTACTTGGTATAATGAGCGTTTTTGTAGATACATTTATCGTCCTAAATATCACCGTTTTTGTAGTGCTTACTGCAAATGTCGTCAGCTTTGAAAACGGCAAGGCGGTCTTTACTGGCATCACCTTGGTACAAGAAGCCTTCTCTTCACACATCTTTGGTAAAGCAGGCGGATATGGCTTTGTGGCGATTTGCCTATTTTTCTTTGCGTTTACGACGATACTTGGATGGTACTACTTTGCTGAGATCAACGTACGCTACCTTTTAGGGGCAAAAGCGGTCAGAGCTTTTCAAATTTTAGTAGTCGTTTTTGTCTTCCTAGGGAGCTTGCAAAAGGTGGATTTTGTCTGGAGTTTGGCAGATATGTTCAATGGCTTAATGGTTGTACCGAATTTAATCGCGATAATTCTTCTAAGTCCGGTCGTGGCAAGACTTTTGAAAGATCATGATGCTGGCAAAGAGTATGATGTGAAAGATTATTTAAAATAA
- a CDS encoding DNA-binding protein produces MLKDKIINNESGIVLYGLTPPKAEFDETKLKEIAAKWDKRITDVQADGLVLYEIQDESSRIKSERTFEFSDTLSPEIYYSKYLNLKTPSIFYRVANKYNESEFRANLAKSSSDINVFVGVASGKVEPKMSLERAYEIARDEFKELVVGGVCIAERHAKKGDEEQRMSQKAKMGAKFFISQAVFDINLAKNLLESVAKSGLNLPIILTFTTCGTPKTLEFIKWLGINVDEKSEKRMLQSNNFLATASQICLENFAELYEFAKKLGINVGVNVESVMAKRAEIEASLELTHKIREVF; encoded by the coding sequence ATGTTAAAAGATAAGATCATAAACAATGAAAGTGGCATAGTGCTTTATGGCCTAACGCCGCCAAAGGCTGAATTTGACGAGACGAAGCTTAAAGAGATCGCTGCAAAATGGGACAAGAGGATCACAGATGTGCAGGCTGATGGCTTGGTGCTTTACGAGATCCAAGATGAAAGTAGCCGTATAAAAAGCGAGCGAACCTTTGAATTTAGTGATACATTAAGCCCTGAAATTTATTACTCAAAGTATCTAAATTTAAAGACACCAAGCATCTTTTATAGAGTCGCGAACAAATATAATGAGAGTGAATTTAGAGCAAATTTAGCCAAAAGTAGTAGCGATATAAATGTTTTTGTTGGCGTTGCTTCTGGCAAGGTAGAGCCTAAAATGAGCTTAGAGCGTGCTTATGAGATCGCTAGAGATGAGTTTAAAGAGCTTGTAGTGGGCGGTGTTTGCATAGCTGAGAGGCATGCTAAAAAAGGCGATGAAGAGCAAAGGATGAGCCAAAAGGCCAAAATGGGGGCGAAATTTTTTATCTCGCAGGCAGTTTTTGATATAAATTTGGCTAAAAATTTACTAGAAAGCGTGGCAAAAAGCGGGTTAAATTTGCCTATTATTTTGACATTTACGACTTGTGGCACGCCAAAAACGTTAGAGTTTATCAAGTGGCTTGGCATAAACGTTGATGAAAAGAGCGAAAAAAGGATGCTTCAGAGTAATAATTTTTTAGCCACGGCATCGCAAATTTGCCTTGAAAATTTTGCAGAGCTTTATGAATTTGCTAAAAAGCTTGGTATAAATGTCGGTGTCAATGTTGAAAGTGTAATGGCAAAAAGAGCTGAGATAGAAGCGAGCCTAGAGCTAACACATAAGATTAGAGAGGTGTTTTGA
- the metE gene encoding 5-methyltetrahydropteroyltriglutamate--homocysteine S-methyltransferase produces the protein MIKSYVLGFPRIGEKRELKRALEGFWAGKEGFSEENLQETAKTLRQRHWKYQQDADISAISVNDFSFYDLMLDNIIAFGATPPRFANLSGLEQYFACSRGNKNGVAMEMTKWFNTNYHYIVPELSSESKFSLKADKILNEYKEAKANGVKGKVNLIGPITFLALSKTTDGSCPFKHLDALVGEYKKLLEQISKLDDEILVQFDEPIFVTDKNESDLLPLITKVYNELTGVANNIKIVFATYFEHAIKAVSEVAKTKIYGIALDFIHGKRNFEALETIKNSHLALFAGVIDGRNIWKSNIDEKVKLVGEISEKIGGKDFYIGTSCSLLHVPYTLKYEENLNPEIKSWLSFAVEKLDEIKIITKLANGEKLDESETKIYEENKNAVKTRATSKLIHSESVQKRIKNLSKFERDEKFEDRIKIQRETLKYGILPTTTIGSFPQTVDLRVLRQNFKKGEIDAAAYEAGIKKYIDHCVKFQEDIGLDVLVHGEPERNDMVEYFGEQISGYAFSQNGWVQSYGSRCVKPPLLFGDVSRPEPMTVKWMKYAQSITKHVMKGMLTGPVTMLNWSFVRDDLPRSEVAKQLALCIYDEIADLQNAGIRVIQVDEAAFKEGYPLRAENIPAYEKFAVDCFKLSVSSAEAKTQIHTHMCYSEFNDIIKTIEAMDADVISIETARSGNELLKIFKAVGYKQEVGPGVYDIHSPRVPSVEEIVAQIKALLEVLPKEQLWINPDCGLKTRKWEEVEPSLKNMVEAVKIVRAL, from the coding sequence ATGATAAAAAGTTATGTTTTAGGTTTTCCAAGAATTGGAGAGAAAAGAGAGTTAAAGCGCGCGTTAGAGGGCTTTTGGGCTGGCAAAGAGGGCTTTAGTGAAGAGAATTTACAAGAGACTGCAAAGACGCTTCGCCAAAGACACTGGAAATATCAACAAGACGCTGACATTTCGGCTATTAGCGTTAATGATTTTTCATTTTACGACCTAATGCTTGATAACATCATCGCTTTTGGCGCTACGCCTCCAAGATTTGCAAATTTAAGCGGCTTGGAGCAATATTTTGCTTGCTCAAGAGGCAACAAAAATGGCGTTGCGATGGAGATGACAAAGTGGTTTAACACAAACTACCACTACATCGTGCCAGAGCTTAGCAGCGAGAGCAAATTTAGCCTAAAAGCAGACAAAATTTTAAATGAGTACAAAGAGGCAAAGGCTAACGGAGTAAAAGGCAAGGTAAATTTGATCGGCCCTATCACATTCTTGGCCCTTTCAAAGACGACTGACGGCAGCTGCCCATTTAAGCACCTTGACGCGCTTGTAGGTGAGTACAAAAAGCTACTTGAGCAAATTTCTAAGCTTGATGATGAAATTTTAGTGCAGTTTGACGAGCCAATCTTTGTAACTGACAAAAATGAAAGCGACCTTTTGCCACTTATAACTAAGGTTTATAACGAGCTAACAGGCGTTGCAAACAACATCAAGATCGTGTTTGCGACATATTTTGAGCATGCGATCAAGGCAGTTAGCGAAGTGGCTAAAACTAAAATTTACGGCATCGCACTTGACTTCATCCACGGCAAGAGAAATTTCGAGGCACTTGAGACTATCAAAAATAGCCATTTGGCGCTATTTGCTGGCGTGATCGATGGTAGAAACATCTGGAAAAGTAACATCGATGAGAAGGTAAAACTTGTAGGTGAAATTTCAGAAAAAATAGGCGGCAAAGACTTTTACATCGGCACTTCATGCTCGCTTCTTCACGTGCCATACACTCTAAAATATGAAGAGAATTTAAACCCAGAGATCAAAAGCTGGCTAAGCTTTGCGGTTGAGAAGCTTGATGAGATCAAGATCATCACAAAACTAGCAAACGGCGAGAAGCTTGATGAGAGCGAAACAAAAATTTATGAAGAGAACAAAAATGCTGTTAAAACTCGCGCTACTTCAAAGCTCATCCACTCTGAAAGCGTCCAAAAACGCATCAAAAATTTAAGCAAATTTGAGCGTGACGAGAAATTTGAAGACCGCATCAAAATTCAACGCGAAACACTAAAATACGGTATCTTGCCGACAACAACGATAGGTAGCTTCCCTCAAACGGTTGATCTTCGCGTACTTCGCCAAAATTTCAAAAAAGGCGAGATCGATGCGGCCGCTTATGAAGCAGGCATCAAAAAATACATCGATCACTGCGTGAAATTCCAAGAGGACATCGGCCTAGACGTGCTAGTACACGGCGAGCCAGAGAGAAACGACATGGTTGAGTACTTTGGTGAGCAGATCAGCGGATATGCATTTAGTCAAAATGGCTGGGTACAAAGCTACGGCAGCCGCTGCGTCAAACCACCACTTCTCTTTGGTGACGTAAGCCGCCCAGAGCCGATGACTGTTAAGTGGATGAAATATGCTCAAAGCATCACAAAACACGTAATGAAGGGCATGCTAACAGGTCCTGTGACTATGCTAAACTGGAGCTTTGTGCGTGACGATCTTCCAAGAAGCGAAGTAGCAAAACAGCTCGCACTTTGTATCTACGACGAGATCGCAGACCTTCAAAATGCAGGCATCAGAGTGATCCAAGTCGATGAGGCAGCGTTTAAAGAGGGCTATCCGCTAAGAGCTGAAAATATCCCAGCTTATGAGAAATTTGCGGTTGATTGCTTCAAGCTTTCAGTAAGCTCGGCTGAGGCAAAAACTCAGATCCACACGCATATGTGCTACTCTGAATTTAACGATATTATTAAGACCATCGAGGCTATGGATGCTGATGTCATCAGTATCGAGACAGCAAGAAGTGGCAACGAGCTACTTAAAATTTTCAAAGCCGTTGGCTACAAACAAGAGGTCGGACCTGGCGTTTACGACATCCACAGCCCACGTGTGCCAAGTGTCGAGGAGATCGTCGCTCAGATCAAAGCTCTGCTTGAAGTCTTGCCAAAAGAGCAACTCTGGATCAACCCAGATTGTGGCCTAAAAACTAGAAAATGGGAAGAGGTTGAGCCAAGCCTTAAAAACATGGTAGAAGCTGTCAAGATCGTAAGAGCTCTATAA
- a CDS encoding C69 family dipeptidase, with translation MKGKILASIVAMSAILGTSSLACTTILVGDKASNDGSMLVARSADSKAVKAQVFLIHPAKKNQTGMHSSKAHDGANDFTYPLPKDGMRYTTIANSHTKLHGAVGYNEAGVGLSGTETIYAKDELLKIDPYNEESGITEDDIPDVLLPRMKSAKEGVKLLGEIVETKGAGEGFGVVFIDANELWYFETGTGHKWIATKIAPDEYFVTANQGRLHAYKENDPNFMGAKDVIKFAIDNKTYDPAKDGEFNFTKAYTRDDERDVTYNYPRVCWVQSMFNPSLKQDFADGQKFPVFLKPEKKLSVEDLKAAMRAHYNGTAFDNYASKDEDKKNVYRAISVFRTYESHVMQVRPWLPKEIGRVTYVALGMADLSVYLPYYEGLDGFIKGYSDGSYDADDTSIYWVYRKLQTLVMTDYEKYSPVVKEAYAKFEKELAVKQAKFEDEYMKLYKKDKKKADKLLNEFSQKTMQEAKDLTQQLTNKVFTMLTADMDAKLKSLNKGKKD, from the coding sequence ATGAAAGGCAAAATTCTTGCATCAATTGTTGCTATGAGTGCGATTTTAGGCACAAGTAGCTTGGCATGCACTACCATTTTAGTAGGAGATAAAGCTTCAAACGACGGCTCCATGCTGGTTGCCAGGAGTGCAGATAGTAAGGCTGTAAAGGCACAAGTCTTTTTGATCCATCCAGCAAAGAAAAACCAAACTGGTATGCATAGCTCAAAGGCACATGACGGCGCAAATGACTTTACATATCCGCTTCCAAAAGACGGTATGAGATACACAACCATCGCAAACTCGCACACAAAGCTTCATGGAGCGGTCGGTTACAATGAGGCAGGGGTTGGGCTAAGTGGCACTGAGACTATTTACGCAAAAGACGAGCTTTTAAAGATCGACCCATATAACGAAGAGAGTGGCATCACCGAAGATGACATCCCGGACGTACTTTTGCCACGTATGAAGAGTGCAAAAGAGGGCGTTAAGCTTCTTGGTGAGATAGTCGAGACTAAGGGCGCTGGCGAGGGCTTTGGCGTGGTATTTATCGACGCAAACGAGCTTTGGTATTTTGAGACTGGTACAGGCCACAAATGGATCGCTACAAAGATCGCTCCAGATGAGTATTTCGTCACTGCAAATCAAGGCAGACTACATGCTTATAAAGAGAATGATCCAAATTTCATGGGAGCAAAAGATGTCATCAAATTTGCGATCGACAATAAGACTTATGACCCTGCAAAAGATGGCGAATTTAACTTCACAAAGGCCTATACAAGAGACGATGAGAGGGATGTGACCTACAACTATCCACGCGTTTGCTGGGTGCAAAGCATGTTTAACCCAAGCTTAAAACAAGACTTCGCCGATGGTCAGAAATTCCCAGTATTTTTAAAACCAGAGAAAAAACTAAGTGTTGAAGACCTAAAAGCTGCGATGAGAGCCCACTACAACGGCACTGCGTTTGATAACTACGCTAGCAAAGATGAAGATAAGAAAAACGTCTACCGCGCCATAAGTGTCTTTAGAACGTACGAGTCTCACGTCATGCAGGTGCGCCCTTGGCTACCAAAAGAAATCGGTCGTGTGACCTACGTAGCTCTTGGCATGGCTGATCTTAGCGTTTATTTGCCGTATTACGAGGGGCTTGATGGCTTTATAAAAGGCTACTCAGATGGCTCTTATGACGCTGATGACACCTCAATATACTGGGTTTATAGAAAGCTTCAAACCCTTGTGATGACTGACTATGAGAAGTATTCGCCAGTGGTAAAAGAGGCCTACGCTAAATTTGAAAAAGAGTTGGCGGTAAAACAGGCTAAATTTGAAGATGAGTACATGAAGCTTTACAAAAAAGATAAGAAAAAAGCGGACAAACTCTTAAATGAATTTAGCCAAAAGACTATGCAAGAGGCTAAAGATCTAACTCAGCAGCTTACAAATAAGGTCTTTACTATGCTTACAGCTGATATGGATGCTAAGCTAAAATCCCTAAATAAAGGCAAAAAAGACTAA
- the rpmI gene encoding 50S ribosomal protein L35, with translation MPKMKTVRGAAKRFKVGKNKIKRGSAFRSHILTKKPSKRMRDLRGPHYVDSTNVSAVRKMLGV, from the coding sequence ATGCCAAAGATGAAAACCGTTCGCGGTGCTGCTAAGCGCTTTAAAGTAGGTAAAAATAAGATAAAAAGAGGCTCTGCTTTTAGAAGCCATATCTTAACAAAAAAACCTAGTAAGCGTATGAGAGACCTTCGTGGACCACACTACGTGGATAGCACAAACGTCTCAGCCGTTCGCAAAATGCTCGGCGTATAA
- the rplT gene encoding 50S ribosomal protein L20 — protein sequence MARVKTGVVRRRRHKKVLKLARGFFSARHKHFRKAKEQLERSLVYAYRDRRQKKRDFRRLWIVRINAACRLNDISYSRFINGLNKAKIELDRKILADLAMNDAKAFAALAKQAKDALK from the coding sequence ATGGCAAGAGTAAAAACAGGCGTAGTTAGAAGAAGACGCCATAAGAAAGTTTTAAAGCTAGCACGTGGCTTTTTCAGTGCTAGACATAAACACTTTAGAAAAGCTAAAGAGCAACTAGAGAGAAGTTTAGTTTATGCATATCGCGACAGACGCCAGAAAAAACGTGATTTCAGACGTTTATGGATCGTTCGTATCAACGCAGCTTGCAGACTAAACGACATTAGCTATTCAAGATTTATCAACGGCTTAAACAAAGCTAAGATCGAACTTGATAGAAAAATTTTAGCTGATCTAGCTATGAATGACGCGAAGGCATTTGCGGCACTTGCAAAACAAGCAAAAGATGCTTTGAAATAA
- the dapF gene encoding diaminopimelate epimerase: protein MQVSKYNASGNDFVIFHTFLSKDRSELARQICSRTNGVGADGLIVLLPYEKGVKWEFYNSDGSYAAMCGNGSRAAARYAYLNGLVRSSEFALLTGSGEVMASVKNECVEVVLTSPKILSEPLNENGKTWYFYDTGVPHLVNFTQNLDEFDVKECRALRQKYNANVNLAKFDGEVLKVRTYERGVEDETLACGTGMAACFYGATLNLNAAQCLKVYPKSGEELGLRLENGKILFSGAVKHCFDTSIEI from the coding sequence ATGCAAGTTTCAAAGTACAACGCTAGTGGCAATGATTTTGTCATATTTCATACATTTTTGAGCAAAGACAGAAGCGAGCTAGCAAGGCAAATTTGTAGCCGAACAAACGGCGTGGGAGCTGATGGGCTTATTGTGCTTTTGCCTTACGAAAAGGGCGTGAAATGGGAGTTTTACAATAGTGATGGAAGTTACGCTGCGATGTGTGGCAACGGCTCGCGCGCGGCTGCTAGATATGCCTATCTAAACGGCCTTGTAAGATCGAGCGAATTTGCTCTGCTAACCGGCAGTGGCGAGGTGATGGCAAGCGTTAAAAACGAGTGTGTCGAGGTTGTGCTAACAAGTCCAAAAATTTTAAGCGAGCCACTAAATGAAAATGGTAAAACTTGGTATTTTTACGATACTGGCGTGCCTCACCTTGTAAATTTCACGCAAAATTTAGATGAATTTGACGTCAAAGAGTGCAGGGCGCTTCGTCAAAAGTACAACGCAAATGTAAATTTAGCCAAATTTGATGGCGAAGTTTTAAAGGTGAGAACCTACGAAAGGGGTGTGGAGGACGAGACGCTAGCTTGCGGCACTGGCATGGCGGCTTGCTTTTACGGCGCTACTTTAAATTTAAACGCAGCGCAATGCCTAAAAGTCTATCCAAAAAGCGGCGAGGAGCTTGGTCTTAGACTAGAAAACGGCAAAATTTTATTTAGTGGAGCGGTGAAACATTGCTTTGATACGAGCATTGAAATTTAG
- the coaE gene encoding dephospho-CoA kinase (Dephospho-CoA kinase (CoaE) performs the final step in coenzyme A biosynthesis.), protein MQKFPNAYVITGSIASGKSTAINLLKERGFSVIDADVIAHEQLEICKCEIARVFKEQILDEVGKIDRQKLGAIVFNDPKKLKILEQILHPKIKEEILSRATKLECLGQVYFVDIPLFFEKEDRYAEFKNVAVIYAPKELLLSRLMSRNGLKLEEAKVRVELQMDIEQKRKKANFIIDNSGDKENLEHELEKFLRQIYG, encoded by the coding sequence TTGCAGAAATTTCCAAACGCTTATGTCATTACAGGCTCTATTGCTAGCGGTAAAAGCACGGCTATAAATTTGCTAAAAGAGCGAGGCTTTAGCGTGATTGATGCGGACGTGATCGCTCATGAACAGCTTGAAATTTGTAAATGTGAGATAGCGAGAGTTTTTAAAGAGCAAATTTTAGACGAAGTTGGCAAGATCGATCGTCAAAAACTAGGTGCCATTGTCTTTAATGATCCAAAAAAATTAAAAATTTTAGAGCAAATTTTGCATCCAAAGATAAAGGAAGAAATTCTATCTCGCGCTACGAAGCTTGAGTGCTTGGGGCAGGTTTATTTTGTTGATATCCCTTTATTTTTTGAAAAAGAGGATCGCTATGCTGAGTTTAAAAATGTTGCCGTGATTTACGCACCAAAAGAGCTTTTGCTAAGCCGCCTAATGAGCCGAAACGGTCTAAAATTAGAAGAAGCAAAAGTAAGAGTGGAGCTTCAGATGGATATCGAGCAAAAGCGAAAAAAGGCAAATTTTATAATAGATAATAGTGGCGATAAAGAAAATTTAGAGCACGAACTAGAGAAATTTCTAAGGCAAATTTATGGCTGA
- the purM gene encoding phosphoribosylformylglycinamidine cyclo-ligase produces the protein MISYKDAGVDIDAGNSFVEAIKPFVKSTQTPNVIGSIGSFSGAVRLPSGYKNPAILGATDGVGTKLRLAIDAKKFDGVGEDLVAMCVNDLICNFATPLFFLDYYATAKLEIESAKEVVKSIANGCKKAQCALIGGETAEMPSMYEKGDFDLAGFAVGIAEADEIDRSKFVKAGDVLVALPSSGLHSNGFSLARKVVSELGLKFDEKVGDKKLIDVLLEPTRIYVSDFLSLKDKIMAMAHITGGGIVENLPRVFPAELGAKVQKSAIKTPEIFKIIAQKVEDSEMMRTFNMGVGMILVVPKENVDTVLASSDGYVIGEVVNGKGVELV, from the coding sequence ATGATAAGCTATAAAGATGCTGGAGTGGATATAGATGCTGGAAATAGCTTTGTTGAGGCGATAAAGCCTTTCGTAAAATCTACACAAACACCAAATGTTATAGGTAGCATTGGGTCATTTTCAGGAGCAGTCAGGCTACCAAGTGGATATAAAAATCCAGCTATTTTAGGTGCAACTGATGGCGTTGGCACGAAGCTTCGTCTAGCTATCGACGCTAAGAAATTTGACGGCGTGGGCGAGGATCTAGTCGCAATGTGCGTAAATGATCTCATCTGTAACTTCGCTACACCACTCTTTTTCCTCGACTATTACGCAACAGCAAAGCTTGAGATAGAGAGTGCCAAAGAGGTAGTAAAAAGCATCGCAAATGGCTGCAAAAAAGCCCAGTGCGCGCTGATAGGCGGTGAGACAGCCGAGATGCCATCGATGTATGAAAAGGGTGATTTTGACCTTGCTGGATTTGCCGTTGGTATCGCTGAGGCTGATGAGATCGATAGAAGCAAATTTGTAAAAGCTGGTGATGTTTTAGTCGCACTTCCAAGTAGCGGTCTGCACTCAAATGGCTTCTCTCTTGCAAGAAAAGTAGTTAGCGAGCTTGGACTAAAATTTGATGAAAAAGTAGGCGATAAAAAGCTCATCGACGTGCTTCTTGAGCCAACTAGAATTTACGTGAGCGACTTTTTAAGTTTAAAAGATAAGATTATGGCAATGGCTCACATCACCGGTGGTGGCATAGTTGAAAACTTACCTCGCGTCTTTCCTGCTGAGCTTGGTGCAAAAGTACAAAAAAGCGCTATAAAAACACCTGAAATTTTTAAAATCATCGCTCAAAAAGTAGAAGATAGCGAGATGATGAGAACCTTTAACATGGGCGTTGGCATGATATTAGTTGTGCCAAAAGAAAATGTTGATACTGTCCTAGCTAGCAGCGATGGCTACGTGATCGGTGAAGTAGTAAATGGCAAAGGCGTAGAGCTAGTTTAA
- a CDS encoding RDD family protein translates to MAKQKAKIAPVWARVKAFIIDLFIIGMPIFYATTYLVLDGKEAFLHNQIAIFGANSLISLIMCLFFSIKAQTPGYKAQEIYLINLKTGRKLSFFHTILRQICFAFAGFSILGLCLCFFRKDKLNLHDIITQSAAVQRSEG, encoded by the coding sequence TTGGCAAAACAAAAGGCAAAAATCGCACCTGTTTGGGCTAGAGTAAAGGCATTTATCATCGATCTTTTTATCATCGGTATGCCTATATTTTATGCGACAACATATCTTGTGCTTGATGGCAAAGAGGCATTTTTGCATAACCAAATTGCCATTTTTGGTGCAAATAGCCTGATCTCACTTATAATGTGCCTTTTTTTTAGCATAAAAGCACAAACTCCAGGCTACAAAGCACAAGAAATTTATCTAATAAACCTAAAAACCGGTAGAAAACTAAGCTTTTTTCACACCATCTTGCGCCAAATTTGCTTTGCCTTTGCTGGCTTTAGCATACTTGGACTTTGCCTTTGTTTTTTTAGAAAAGACAAACTAAATCTGCACGACATCATCACTCAATCAGCTGCCGTGCAAAGATCAGAGGGATAA